From the genome of Cognaticolwellia beringensis, one region includes:
- the yfbR gene encoding 5'-deoxynucleotidase, with protein MQSTFLAWMFRMPLIKRWALMFCVKPENVAEHSHQVAIVAHLLAVIKNEKFNGNINAYKVATIALYHEASETRFGDIVSPTKYANPEIAREFKKIEYIAEKQCLESLPEEFQAMFSDIIVQDNVDEQYKKIVKAADILVAYIKALDELNHQNHEFDHVKERLELKLATLKLQMPEVEYFMSVFLKSCSATVDKLTEVQTKK; from the coding sequence ATGCAAAGTACTTTTCTCGCATGGATGTTCAGAATGCCGCTCATTAAACGTTGGGCATTAATGTTTTGCGTTAAACCAGAAAATGTCGCTGAGCATTCTCACCAAGTTGCCATTGTTGCACATTTATTGGCTGTGATTAAAAATGAGAAATTTAATGGCAATATTAATGCCTATAAAGTAGCCACAATCGCGCTTTATCATGAGGCTAGCGAGACCCGGTTTGGCGATATAGTTAGCCCAACAAAATATGCTAATCCTGAAATTGCTCGTGAGTTTAAAAAAATTGAATATATAGCTGAAAAACAATGCCTTGAGTCTTTACCTGAAGAGTTTCAAGCGATGTTTTCCGATATAATTGTGCAAGACAATGTTGACGAGCAATACAAAAAAATAGTTAAAGCGGCTGATATTTTAGTGGCTTATATTAAAGCACTTGACGAATTGAACCATCAAAACCATGAGTTTGATCATGTAAAAGAACGCTTAGAGTTGAAACTAGCAACACTTAAACTGCAAATGCCGGAAGTGGAATACTTTATGTCAGTTTTTCTAAAGTCATGTTCCGCAACGGTTGATAAACTAACCGAAGTGCAAACAAAAAAGTAG